From the bacterium genome, the window ATTATAGAATTTTACCCGATGTCTATTTAAAAAGGGGAATTTGGGCAAAAGACATGGGTGATTATAAAAAGGCAATTGAAAATTATAAAGTTGTTTGTTCATTAAATCCATATAATTATACTGCTCTGTATAAACTTGCTTTTGTATATGGAGAAATTGGTGATTATAAAAACGCAGAAAGAATTTATCTATATATTAACAATTATGTTTTTCCACATTTTGCTAAAACAGATACAAATTTAGGGACAGTTTATCTTAAAATAGGTGATTATGAAAAAGCATTAAAATATTATCTTTATGCTGAGTGGTTAAATCCTTATGATAAAGATGTTCTTTGTAGTATATCTTCTATTTATTTAATTTATTATAATGATGTTGACAAAGCGCTCAAATATTTAAATAAGGTCTTGACAATTGACCCAGAAAATAGGTATGCTAATACAGTTAAAAGTCAATTAAAAAAAGAAGGGAAAATTAAATAGGAGATAGGGATGAGTAAAGTTTGTGAAATATGTGGAAAAAGGAGTAAAACAGGAAATAATGTAAGTCATTCTAATAAAAAAACCAGAAGAGTGTGGAAACCAAATATTCAATGTTTTTCCGTTGAAATAGATGGAGTGAGAAGGAAAATAAATATCTGTACGAGATGTTTAAGAAGTGGTAAAGTCAAAAAAGCAGTTAATAGGAAGAGTTTAAATGTGGAGATTTAACCCCTGCGGTTAGAAAAAAATTATTCAACTTTTTTTACCAGCAGATATATTCTGTAAAGACCGTTGTTTTCTCTATATTTTGGTATGTAATAAATATTTATAAAATTACCTTCAAGTATTTCTTTATTTCCATTAAAGTTTTTAGTTATACATTCAAATAGAGAATTATTTTCTCTAACCCAAAAAGTTAATTCCTCATCTGTTTTTCTCATTATTTTTTCAACTTTTATATTTTTAGATAAAAAAACTACCTCTGGATTTCCAGGACCAAAAGGAGCAAATTTTGATAATTCTTCAAGAAAAACAGGAGTTAAATTAACAAGTTCAATTTCAGCATCATAATAAAAATTCTCTTCTTTTCCAGTGAATAAGAAATTTTCCCATTCTTCTTTTATATTGTTTAAGAATTTTTTATCAAATGTAAAACCAATTGCTTGTTGATGTCCACCAGAAGAAAGCATATAATTTTTTGTTTTTTTGATAAAATCAAAAAGATTAAAGAGCTCAGGACATCTTGCTGAACCCTGTATTATTCCATTTCTTTCAGAGGCAATTGCAATTGGTTTATTCATTTCATAAGATAATCTTGAAGATATTATTCCACAAATAGTTGGTAATATCTCACTTTCAACAAGAAATGTTGCTTTTTCTGCTTTTTCTCTAAATTTAGTTAAATGAATTTTAGTTAATTGGTATCTTTTTCTATCTATTTCCTTAATCTCTTTTATTATTTTATCTACATTTTCTGATAAAAGTAAATCAAGAACAATTTCTGGTTTACCAAATCTTCCTGGTGAATTCAATTTTGGGATGAGTTTCATTTTGAGTTGGTTTATTAAATTTTTATTTTTTATTTTCAATTCATCAATTAATGATGCCAATCCAATTATCTCAGTAGAAAAAATTTTATCAAGTCCTGTCATTATAAGTTTTCTATTCTCTCCTATAACAGGACAATTATCAGCAATTGTTGATAAAGCAACTAACTCAATATTCTCTTCAAAAGGAAAAGGGATAAAGAAACTTAATGCATTTGAAAGTTTTTGAGCAAGAGCAGTTGAACTTAAATATTTTATTTCTGTGGCTGTGTTATAAAGTTTTGGATTTATATAGGTATGTGTTTTTGGGAGAAAAAATATATCAAAAATATGATGGTCTATTACAATTACTTTTATTTTTTCATCTTCCATTTTTTTAAGGAAGTTCACAGAAGATATTCCACAATCAACAGTAATAAAAAGAGAAATGTTTTCTTTTTTTAAGTAAGAAATAAATTCTTCTTCAATTTCATATGTATCAAGGCGATGTGTAAGATAATAAGAAAAGGGGGTCCCTGTTTTTTCAAACATTTTTATAATAAAATAGGTGCCAAAAATTCCATCAACATCTCCATCTCCATATACAAAAACATTCTCTTTTTTTTCAATAATTCTTTTTATTATTTCGCATGCTTGTTTTATACCTGGTACTACAAAAGGGTCAACAGGTGAGGAAATTTCAGATGAAAAAAATGCCTCTTTTTCTTTTATACCCCTGTTTTCAAGTATTTTGTTTATTATTTTTTCCATTTTCTATATACCTTACCTTAACATTCGCATTTTTAAAAAAGTCAGTTGCAAGTTTATCAGGATATCCTTCTTTAATTATAACTTCTTTAATTCCTGAGTTAATAATCATTTTTGCACAAACAGAACACGGATGACATGTTACATATAAAATACTATCTTTAATTGAGACACCATAATATGCTGATTGAATTATTGCGTTTTGTTCTGCATGGAGTCCTCTACAAAGTTCATGCCTTTCTCCAGATGGAATTTTTAATTCAACTCTTATACATCCAACTTCTTCACAATGAGGAAGTCCTGTTGGTGCACCATTATACCCGGTTGCTAAAATCCTTTTTCTCTTTACTAAAACACAGCCAACTTTTCTTCTTAAACATGTTGACCTCTCTGAAACAAGTTCTGCGATTTTCATGAAATAATGGTCCCAATCAGGTCTATGTATTTGGGTATATTGGGAATTCATTTGAAAATCTCCTTATTTTTTTTGAAATATCTTTCAATATTTTTTCATTTTTACTATTTGATAAAATTATATCAATCCAATCAGCAATTTTTTCTATTTCTTTTTCTTTC encodes:
- the rpmB gene encoding 50S ribosomal protein L28 yields the protein MSKVCEICGKRSKTGNNVSHSNKKTRRVWKPNIQCFSVEIDGVRRKINICTRCLRSGKVKKAVNRKSLNVEI
- a CDS encoding DHH family phosphoesterase; this encodes MEKIINKILENRGIKEKEAFFSSEISSPVDPFVVPGIKQACEIIKRIIEKKENVFVYGDGDVDGIFGTYFIIKMFEKTGTPFSYYLTHRLDTYEIEEEFISYLKKENISLFITVDCGISSVNFLKKMEDEKIKVIVIDHHIFDIFFLPKTHTYINPKLYNTATEIKYLSSTALAQKLSNALSFFIPFPFEENIELVALSTIADNCPVIGENRKLIMTGLDKIFSTEIIGLASLIDELKIKNKNLINQLKMKLIPKLNSPGRFGKPEIVLDLLLSENVDKIIKEIKEIDRKRYQLTKIHLTKFREKAEKATFLVESEILPTICGIISSRLSYEMNKPIAIASERNGIIQGSARCPELFNLFDFIKKTKNYMLSSGGHQQAIGFTFDKKFLNNIKEEWENFLFTGKEENFYYDAEIELVNLTPVFLEELSKFAPFGPGNPEVVFLSKNIKVEKIMRKTDEELTFWVRENNSLFECITKNFNGNKEILEGNFINIYYIPKYRENNGLYRIYLLVKKVE
- a CDS encoding cytidine/deoxycytidylate deaminase family protein, producing the protein MNSQYTQIHRPDWDHYFMKIAELVSERSTCLRRKVGCVLVKRKRILATGYNGAPTGLPHCEEVGCIRVELKIPSGERHELCRGLHAEQNAIIQSAYYGVSIKDSILYVTCHPCSVCAKMIINSGIKEVIIKEGYPDKLATDFFKNANVKVRYIENGKNNKQNT